In Hyperolius riggenbachi isolate aHypRig1 chromosome 10, aHypRig1.pri, whole genome shotgun sequence, a genomic segment contains:
- the LOC137537160 gene encoding zinc finger protein 25-like → MNSHTGEKPCTCAEGGKCFIHKSDLDTHESSQTDDNPYPCAVCGQCFIDKSELATHERSHTCEKRYSCDECGKYFWHQSHLATHKRSHTGERPYSCAGCGKSFGSKGMLVRHEKIHSGEKPYSCEECGKSFVSNSNLVVHKRLHTGEKPYLCGKCGKCFRYKADLAKHEYSHNLEALFIS, encoded by the coding sequence ATGAactctcatactggtgagaagccctgtaCATGTGCTGAGGGggggaaatgttttatacataaatCAGATCTTGACACACATGAGAGTTCTCAAACTGATGATAATCCTTACCCATGTGCTGTATGTGGGCAATGTTTTATAGATAAATCAGAGCTTgctacacatgagagatctcacacttgtGAGAAACGCTATTCAtgtgatgagtgtgggaaatatttttggCATCAATCACACCTTGCGacacataagagatctcacactggtgagaggccATATTCGTGTGCTGGGTGTGGGAAAAGCTTTGGAAGCAAAGGCATGCTTGTAAGACATGAGAAAATTCACtccggtgagaagccctattcatgtgaagAGTGTGGGAAATCCTTTGTTTCTAACTCAAACCTTGTTGTGCATAAGAGAttgcacactggtgagaagccctatttatgcgggaaatgtgggaaatgttttagatatAAAGCAGACCTTGCCAAACATGAGTACTCGCACAATTTAgaagccctatttatttcctga
- the LOC137535426 gene encoding gastrula zinc finger protein XlCGF48.2-like encodes MMENQSPLTSPDDSSNRDPPERCTGPLYCEDSPQEDCTIPQHYQGGELIRVNTVVKVEEDMYVRSDHQTMEEGDMMRTIKEEEEETYVRSDQQSMKLHEMMRSYKEEEEMYVRSNQQSMELHNMMRSYKEEEEEMYVRSDQQSMKEGDMMRTIKEEEEEMYVRSAQQYKQEGNILRPIKVEEDIYMRSDQQTMEEGNLMRPIKVEEEEEMYMRSDQQSMEEGVMMRTIKEEDEEMYLRSDHLSAEESDMMRIIKVEDTFAEGRADCTMDDDVTGQEGPHTQNSSSPAVGSFFCSTCGKCFVWKSNLVTHERTHTGEKPYSCAECGKCFAQKSYLVIHKRAHTGEKPYSCAECGKCFRRKSELVTHEISHWRNALFMC; translated from the exons atgatggagaatcagtcgcccctcacatcaccgg atgattccagtaacagagacccaccagagagatgtacaggtcctctttattgtgAAGATTCTCCACAGGAAGACTGCACCATCCCCcaacattatcag GGTGGAGAACTGATACGTGTAAACACTGTGGTTAAAGTGGAAGAAgacatgtatgtgaggagtgatcatcagactatggaggagggtgacatgatgaggacaattaaagaggaagaagaagagacgtatgtgaggagtgatcagcagtctatgaagtTGCATGAAATGATGAGGTcctataaagaggaagaagagatgtatgtgaggagcaatcagcagtctatggagttgCATAACATGATGAGGtcatataaagaggaagaagaggagatgtatgtgaggagtgatcagcaatctatgaaggagggtgacatgatgaggacaattaaagaggaagaagaagagatgtatgtgaggagtgctcAGCAGTATAAGCAGGAGGGTAACATACTGAGACCAATTAAAGTGGAAGAAGATATCtatatgaggagtgatcagcagactatggaggagggtAACCTAATGAGACCAATTAaagtggaagaagaagaagagatgtatatgaggagtgatcagcagtctatggaggagggtgtcatgatgaggacaattaaagaggaagacgaAGAGATGTATTTGAGGAGTGATCACCTGTCTgcagaggagagtgacatgatgaggataatTAAAGTGGAGGACACTTTTGCAGAGGGCAGAGCAG actgtacaatggatgatgatgtcactggacaagaggggCCTCATACACAGAACAGCTCTTCCCCTGCTGTAGGGTCTTTTTTttgttccacatgtgggaaatgttttgtttggaaatcaaatcttgtcacacatgagagaactcacactggtgagaagccctattcatgtgctgagtgtgggaaatgttttgcacagaaatcatatCTTGTCATACATAAGAGagctcatactggtgagaagccctattcatgtgctgagtgtgggaaatgttttcggcgtaaatcagagcttgtcacacatgagatctcacactggagaaatgccctattcatgtgctga